In a genomic window of Nocardiopsis mwathae:
- a CDS encoding lactococcin 972 family bacteriocin: MNSAKRISIAVLMAAGIVVGTAGAAAAIEKVGGGKWDHGVSGLPRSGPVWSNYYHPSTCHGSTAVGVTTVRASARQGLWSNATTLRAAGNNQTYWRNSC; encoded by the coding sequence ATGAATTCAGCTAAACGGATTTCCATAGCCGTACTTATGGCTGCAGGCATTGTGGTCGGCACCGCTGGTGCTGCAGCAGCCATTGAAAAGGTCGGCGGGGGCAAGTGGGATCACGGCGTCAGCGGTCTCCCTAGGTCGGGGCCGGTCTGGTCGAACTATTACCACCCCTCCACGTGCCACGGGTCCACCGCTGTGGGCGTCACGACGGTGCGTGCCTCAGCTCGACAGGGGCTGTGGTCCAACGCCACGACCCTGCGTGCCGCGGGAAATAACCAAACCTACTGGCGCAACAGCTGCTGA
- a CDS encoding lactococcin 972 family bacteriocin, with translation MKSSARRAATTAVLAVGLTIGSASAAMAAFKEIGGGEWTHGVSGGTVYSNYYHRDVCHGSTAVGKYVDRAEANAGRTSRAKAPEAWTNNQTYWRNTC, from the coding sequence ATGAAAAGTTCTGCCAGGCGCGCTGCGACGACAGCGGTTCTCGCCGTCGGCCTGACGATCGGAAGTGCAAGTGCCGCTATGGCTGCCTTCAAAGAAATCGGGGGCGGCGAGTGGACCCACGGCGTTTCCGGGGGCACCGTCTACTCCAACTACTACCACCGCGACGTCTGCCATGGCTCCACCGCTGTGGGCAAATACGTGGACCGCGCCGAGGCCAATGCTGGCCGCACGTCCCGGGCCAAAGCCCCTGAGGCGTGGACGAACAACCAGACCTACTGGCGCAACACCTGCTGA